The following nucleotide sequence is from Petrotoga olearia DSM 13574.
ATACGTTGTCAATGCAAAGGTTATCAAAGGTAAAATAAAAACTAGAACTAAAATCACTTTGAACCAAGTAGGATTATTCTCTTTCATCACACACCTCTCAGTAGAGACTTAAACTCTAAAAGCAGATCTTTCAACTCCCCAAAATTCAAAAGCAAATCTACAAAACCTTCCTCTTTGAGTAATATTTCTCTTATAGGTACGTTGTTCACTTTTGCCCTTATGTTTTGAATTTTTGAGGATTTCAAATCTTCAAAATTCTTTATGTTTTGAAAAATATTTTGAAATCTTTCTTCCTGAATATAACCGAATTTAAAACTCAAAAACACAAGAAATGCAAAAGACAAAGCTTCGTTTTGAACGAAATCAGATTTAACTGAGGTGTCAGTTATGTATTTCATCAATTTAGTACCAGGAAACGGTAAATCGTTAGAATAAATGGACAAAACATATTTAACTGCAGAATATAGATAATCCTCTAAATCTAAGCGAATGAAATTTTTAGAATACTTCAAAGACAGGTTAGCAAAATTATTATCGAACAAAAGTCCCAAAATATACCCCAAGAAAAAATGGTTTTTCATATCTTTTTTATCTAAAAATTTACAAAAATACGGATCTATATAAACTAGATCAGGATAACCGCTTACCTTCAAGAAATTCCTCGTGTAATTCATATCTAAATAGAATTCTCCTGAAACTGGTAAATATATCATAGAAGACAACGTTGTTGGTATAACTGTGAAGGTTCCTTTTGGAAAATCCAAGGTATGAAAAACGAAGCCTGCCATATCAATCAAGGAACCTCCACCTATCACCACTAAATTGCTATAACTACCTTCTACCATGACCTTACACAGTTCTAAATATTTATCGAAATACTTGGTTTCATTCCCGCCTTTGACATAAAAGATATTTTTACCAGACCCAGTCGTTAAATGTTTTTTCAAGTTGGAATCAATTATCATCAAAGTTCCGTATTTCGAAGCGTATCTTTTAGAAAATTCCTCGTAATACCCATGGCTTATGTTAATATTAATATCCTTCTCAAGACCTTTTGAAAAACTAATACTTTTCATTTTTTTCGCCCTTTTTACTTAATTTCGTCAATTTTATCGACACGCCTTTTATGTCTTCCACCTTCAAAATCCGTTGTTAAAAACTTGTCCACCGTCCAAATGGCTAAATCACTACCCATTAGTCTACCTGCTAAAACCAAAACATTAGCGTTATTATGTTTTCTAGCGTATTCTGCCATCGATGGATACAAGCATAAAGCACCTCTAACACCTTTAACCTTGTTAACTGAGATCGACATCCCGATTCCAGTACCACAGATACCTATTCCGAAGTCAACTTCACCTTTGGTTACCTTTTCACCAAGTTTTTTGGCATAATCAGGATAATCGACACTCGCATTAGAATTAGTTCCTAAATCAATTATATCGAATTTCTTTTCTAAAAGATAATTCTTAATCTGTTCTTTCATATCATATCCGGCATGATCGGATGCAATTGCAATTTTCAAGAAAATTCGCTCCTTTTGATTATAGAATGTCGTCTTTAGTAACTCTTGTATTTAGCGCCCCTTCGCCCCGCAGCCCACCCTTTTTAAAAAGTTTCTTATAGCACTCTTATTAAGCCTACCATCTTCCCTTGTATTTTTAAACGATCGGCTTTGACCTTTATCTCTTTCATACTTTTATTTTCTGGTACAAGCAGTACTTCGTTTTCATTCAGCCTTTTATACCTTTTAAGTGTTGCGTCATTACCATCGATCAATGCAACCACTATGTCTCCATCCGACGCATAATCTTGTTTACGTATTAAAACAAAATCCCCGCTTTTGATCTGTGCCTCTATCATAGAATTTCCTTCAACTCTGAGGGAAAAATATTCGTAATTTTTAGGAAAAAAATTAGTAGGTATGGGAATGTAATCGCTAATTGTTTGTATAGCTTCAATAGCATCTCCAGCTGCTATCTTTCCCGAAACAGGGGCTAAAGTCTCCGCAGCGAATATTTCCCCCGATTTTGGCATCATCTTAATACCACGTGACACGTTTTTACGCTCAATGTAACCCTTTTTTTCCAAAATTATCAGATGCTTATGTGCCGCTCTTGGGCTTTTAAAATTAAAATGTTTCATAATATCTCTGATACTTGGGGCAAATCCATTTTTTTCCATATAAGATTTTATGAAGTCCAGAACTTGTGATTGCCTTTTTGTCAATTCTTCCATTTTACTAACCCCTTCCATGCTTAATAATTATAACACTACTCTTCCTCATCAGCTTGAACTTCAATTACTCCCACAACTGAATCGTCTTCATCCAGTCTAACAATTATAACACCTTGAGTGATTCTTCCTAAAACATTTATATTATTTACATTTACCCTAATAGCTTTACCTTTTTTAGTGAATATCAGTATATCCTTTCCATCTTCCACACTCATAGTAGATACTATAGGACCTATTTTTGTTATATCGCGAACTGTTTTTACTCCAATTCCTCCACGATTCTGCGCTTTGTAAGAATGGAAAGAAACTCTCTTCCCATAACCTCTTTCTGTGATCAACAAAAGTTTTTTGCCTTCATCGACCTTCACCACGTTGATCACTTCATCGCCTTTACGCAATTTTATTGAATTAACACCCATTGCGGTTCTGCCCATCTTTCTAACCTGTGAAGAGTTGAACATCAACGACATACCTAGCTTTGTTACAACCAACAAATCTCTATCCGTTCCATCAAGCAATAACACATCGACAACTACGTCGTTATCAACCAGATTGATGGCTCTAATACCATTAGCTCGTGCACTACTAAACTCTCTCAAAGAGGTCCTCTTAACTTTACCTTGTTTTGTAAAAATAAGGATGTCCTTATCGTAATCTCCATCTAAAGATATGGCAACGATACTTTTTATCTCTTCACCTTCATCTAAACTGATGAAGTTAGCGATATGTTTACCTTTTGTGCTTTTCGAACTTGATTCAATTTCGTAGGCGTTTATTTGATACGCTTTACCAGCAGAACTTAATAACATTAATTTAGATAATTTGTTAGTGTATATGACCTCTTTCACATCATCTTCATCAGAAATTTTTAATCCTTTTACACCTTTTCCGCCTCTTCCTTGAACCTTGTATTCCGATGAAGGGATGGCTTTGAGGTAACCCCACTTCGTCAAAACTATTACGACATCTTCATCTTGAATCATTTCAACCTCTTCGGCTAAATCTCCTTTGTTGTACAATATCTCCGTTCTTCTTTTATCACCAAACTTATTCACTACTTCATCGAGTTCTTCTTTGATTACCCCCATCAATCTTTCTTTGTTTTGCAAAATATCCATAGCGTTTTCTATATCTTTGTATAAATTCTTAAGTTCTTCATTTAAATTGGTGGTTTCAAGTTTTGAAAGGCTAATCAATCTCATATCTGCGATAGCTTTTGCCTGTTCTTCACTTACACCTATAGTTTCTTGAAGGTTTTTCAAGGCTTCCTGGGGATTTTCTGAATTTCTAATGATTTCTACCACAGTATCAATACCCTGAACAGCTTTGATAAGTCCTTCGACTATATGAGCTCTCTTTCTTGCCTTGTCTAATTCGTACTGTGTTCTTCTTGTTATAACGTTAACCCTGTGGTCCAAGAAGCTCTGTAAAAGCCCTTTTAAATTCATCAACGTTGGCTTTTCGTTATCTATTACATTCATTTGAACGTAAAAATAAGATTGAAGATTCGTATGCTTAAACAAATCGTTGATCAATCTCTTTACGTTTGCATTTCTTTTCAGGTCTATTACTAGTCTTATTCCTTCTTTATCGCTCTCATCTCTAACGTCTTTTATCCCAACATCTTTCTTTTGTTCTTTTGTCCTAACTACATATTTTACAATCTGTTCAATGATATCGGTCTTAGAAACGTTGTAAGGTATCTCATCAAAGACGATGGAGGTCCCTTTTCCGTCATCCTCGATTCTGTACTTTCCTCTAATAGTTATCTTTCCTCTGCCTGTTTCATACAGATCTTTTAACCCTTCTCCGTCGACAACTAGACCACCAGTTGGAAAATCCGGCCCTTTAATATATTTCAACAGATCCTTTACTTCACATTCTGGTTTTTCTATTAACAATTTTAATGCCGCAACAAGTTCATTTAGGTTGTGAGGTGGGATATTTGTAGTCATTCCCACCGCTATCCCGCTTGCTCCGTTCATTAAAAGATTAGGCAGCCTTGTAGGTAAAACGACGGGCTCACTCAGAGAACCATCGAAATTCTCCCTAAAATCTACAGTTTCTTTATCGATATCCTTGAGCATATACTCTCCCAATTCGGGCATGCGGGCTTCTGTATACCTCATAGCTGCTGGAGGATCTCCATCTATAGAGCCAAAATTCCCCTGTGCCTCAACTAAGGGGTACCTCATAGTAAAAGGTTGCCCCATTCTAACTAGGGCATCATAAATAGCCGCATCTCCATGAGGGTGATACTTACCCATCACCTCACCAACAATACGGGCATTTTTTTTAAATGATGAGTTATGTTTCAACCCCAATTCACTCATTGAGTAAAGTATTCTTCTCTGAACAGGTTTTAACCCATCTTTAACATCTGGTATAGCCCTACTCACAATAACGCTTAAAGAATAAAGTAAGTAAGAAGTTTTTAATTCCTCGGTAAAATCTCTAATAAATATTTTTTCATCCATCTCTTGGCATTACCTCCATTAAGAAATCTTTTAAGAAATTTTCGCACCAGGTTCAACATCTTTATCTACCGTCAGTATACTAAGATTACCGTTTCCATCTTTAGCGGCTAAAAGCATACCTTCGGATAATTCGCCCATCAATTTTGCGGGTTTTAAGTTAGCGATTATTATTATCTTCTTATCGACCAAGTCTTGTGGTGAATAGAAATTCTTGATGCCTGCGATAACTTGTCTTTCGCCCATCTGGCCTAAATCAAGATGCAATCTCAGTAGTTTATTCGATTTTTCGATATCTTCTGCCTTTACTACTTTAGCAACTCTTAAATCTACCTTTTTAAAATCATCTATTTCTATTATGTTTTGAACGTTTACACTTTCTGACATTAATTCGTCCTCCCTGTTGATATTTACTGTTTTGATTATTCTTTTCCAACTTTTCACATCGATTCTTTGGAATATTGGCTCACCTTTTCCAACTTTAACACCACTATGTAATCGATCCTTTTCAAGATTCTCTCTGTTTAAAACTTCCAAACCATAACCAATCTTTTTTAACATCTTTTCGGAAGTATCGGGCATTACTGGATAAATCAAAATAGAAATAACTCGAATAACGTCGAGCAAATTGTATAAAACGGTGGACAACCTATCCTTCTCATTTGGATCCTTACCTAAGATCCACGGTTCCGTTAAATCTATGTATTTATTAGAAAAACGTACGATTTCCCATAGACTTTCAAGGGCTTGTGTAAACTGATACCGCTCCATCAAAACCAAATAAGCGGTTTTCTTACTCTCTAAAAGCTCAATAAGTTCTTCGTCTACCTTATCTTTCCTTTCGGGTTTTGGTATGACACCGTTAAAATACTTTTCAACCATTGTAAGTGTTCTATGCACTAAATTGCTTAGATCGTTAACCAAATCTGCGTTGTATCTAGTAATTAAGTTTTCTTCCGAAAAGTCTCCATCTCTGCCAAACGCAATATCCCTCATCAAGTAATACCTGATCACATCTCTACCATATGCGTTCATAAGAACTCTCGGATCAACGGCATTTCCCAAAGATTTTGAAATCTTTTGTCCGTTGACAGTTAACCATCCATGTGCGAACACCTTTTTTGGCAAGGGGAGTCCCACTGACATCAACATAGCTGGCCATATCAGCGAATGGAACCTGTTTATTTCTTTTCCAATAAGATGCAAATCTGCAGGCCAGTACCTGTTGAATTTTTGTTGATCATCAGAATAGCCAATCGCACTCACATAATTAATTAACGCATCCACCCACACGTACACCACATGTTTGGGATCGCTCTTTAAGGGAATCCCCCAATTGAACGTAGTCCTTGTTATACTAAGATCTTTTAATCCATTATTCAAAATTTGTAGCATCTCGTTTTTTCTAAACGAAGGTTCAACGAAATCCGAATTATTTTGATAATATTTCAACAACGGTTCGGTATATTTAGAAAGTTTAAAAAAGTAATTCTCTTCCTCCACCCATTTCAATTCTCTATTACATTCAGGACAAAGCTTAACGCCATCTTGAGTAATTATCTCAGATTCATCCCAAAAGGATTCATCGTGTATGCAATACCAGCCGGCGTATTTCCCTTTGTACACATCTCCATTCTCCATCATCTTATCAACGAACATCTGTACGGTTTTTACATGATAATCATCGGTTGTTCTTACAAAATGATCGTAACTAATCCCCATTTCATCCCATAAATCTTTAAACTTTGTAGAAAGAGAATCAACATAATCCTGTGGGGGTATATTCTTCTCTTTAGCGGCTTGTAACACCTTTTGCCCATGCTCATCAGTTCCCGTTAAAAAGAAAACATCGTACCCCATCATTCTCTTAAATCTAGCAATTATATCTGCAACAATCGTAGTATATGCCGAACCAATATGTGGTTCACTGTTAACGTAGTAAATCGGTGTAGTGACGTAAAACTTATCCATTAATGGCACCTCCAAAACTGTTCAACCTTCATTCTATTATCTAATTGTTAAGCCTAAAATATTATATCACATTGAGAATGTTTTGGTATTCTCATTTATTCTTTCAGGGGGAACTTTTGAAAGCTCACTTTCCTTCCTTATGGGCGGGGAGTTGGGTAAAGGGGTCGCAGGTCCCTTCCTTATGGGTGGGGAACGGGGGAAGGGCGCTATCTATAAAGTCCTATAACCTCTAAAGTCATTATACTAAAAATATTTAATAAAATTATTAAAAAAATATCACCCCTCATATAACAAATTAGAGGGGTGATATTTATCACATCACACTTCACATAAAAATCGTAAAATCTCCTTACTATAACTACTTCAATACTTCTTTTAATTCTTCTATGGTTATTTCAAATATATTGTCGATTATTTGGTTTATTTTTGCTTCTTCAGCTTCTTTTATCTTTTCTTTCAGTTTTGTGGTTAATTGTCTACCAAATCTTTTGCTTAATAGCTTTATAGCTACTTCTTTTCTGTCTTCAAGTTTTCCTTTTTCAATACCTTCTCTTTCACCTTCCAATTTACCTTCGTTTCTTAACTTTTCGGCTAACGTCATAACTATTTCACCCCTTCCAGGCATTATTTCTTTTTGTACCTTTAATATATCTTCTATCGTTATATCTTCCCTTACGTTTAGTAGGTAGATCATGCACCCTTCAAACCATTCATGTACCTGTTCTTCTGGTAGTTGGTTTATGTATGCGAATACTATTGCTAATCTTTCTTTAAATTCTTTTTCGGTCATTGCAGTTCCTGCTCTCATTGCTTCTAATGCAACTTTCGTCGCTGTTAATCCTATTATCCTTTTTTTCCCTTTGATTGAGAAGTCACATATTTCATATCGGTATGTTGGTAAGTATGTTTTTAGTTCATCTGGTAAATCTTCTATCCCTTGTACCATATTTGATAAGTTCGTTTCTACGTTCCAGATTTCTCTCCCATGGTATATTACTATTGGTATTATTATCGGAACCTTTTTTGTTTTGGGATCGTATTTTTCTTCCCATATGCTTGTAATGTATCTCAACAGTTGAAAGATTACTTTCCCTTCAATGTAGCTTTTGTGTTCCATCAGAATGTATACGTATCCATCTTGTCCTTTTATCTTTGTTTTGTACAACATGTCTGAGAAGCTTTCTTTTAGATTTTCATCAACATGACTGTTGTTTTCAGGAGTTAAATAATCTAGGTCTACTATTTCTATTGCTTCTTGAGGTAGATAATTTTGTAAGAAATCTCGTGCTATATTTGGGTCACTGAAAATCCATTTGAAGAATCGATCGTGAGGATTGTACACTAGCTCGTTCATATCTTGCCTCGCTTTTTATTAAATTTTGTTTGCCTAATTTAATTATACCATATCTTTTTGAAGGTGTGCTCTCTTATCACATAACTCCTGTATAATGAGCTTTATAGCGCCCTTCCCCTTTCTCACCACCCGTGAGGAAAAGGATCTTTTTATTTTTTAATTTAATTGTACTAACAGACTCAATATATTTATTACAATAAAAATTTAACTTAACAATGTTTCTATGATATAATTTCTCAAAGTACAAAATATTAAATATGCTAAAAAATCGGAGGGATAATCTTGAGATTTTCCAAACTATATGCTCCTACTTTAAAAGAAACTCCATCTGATTCTGATATAAAAAGTTACGAGTTATTGATCAGAGGAGGATTTATTAGAAAGATTGCATCAGGTGTTTACAGTTATCTTCCCCTTGGTTGGAAGGTTATAAGAAAAATCGAACAGATAGTCAGAGAAGAAATGGAAAAGATAGGT
It contains:
- the metG gene encoding methionine--tRNA ligase; the protein is MDKFYVTTPIYYVNSEPHIGSAYTTIVADIIARFKRMMGYDVFFLTGTDEHGQKVLQAAKEKNIPPQDYVDSLSTKFKDLWDEMGISYDHFVRTTDDYHVKTVQMFVDKMMENGDVYKGKYAGWYCIHDESFWDESEIITQDGVKLCPECNRELKWVEEENYFFKLSKYTEPLLKYYQNNSDFVEPSFRKNEMLQILNNGLKDLSITRTTFNWGIPLKSDPKHVVYVWVDALINYVSAIGYSDDQQKFNRYWPADLHLIGKEINRFHSLIWPAMLMSVGLPLPKKVFAHGWLTVNGQKISKSLGNAVDPRVLMNAYGRDVIRYYLMRDIAFGRDGDFSEENLITRYNADLVNDLSNLVHRTLTMVEKYFNGVIPKPERKDKVDEELIELLESKKTAYLVLMERYQFTQALESLWEIVRFSNKYIDLTEPWILGKDPNEKDRLSTVLYNLLDVIRVISILIYPVMPDTSEKMLKKIGYGLEVLNRENLEKDRLHSGVKVGKGEPIFQRIDVKSWKRIIKTVNINREDELMSESVNVQNIIEIDDFKKVDLRVAKVVKAEDIEKSNKLLRLHLDLGQMGERQVIAGIKNFYSPQDLVDKKIIIIANLKPAKLMGELSEGMLLAAKDGNGNLSILTVDKDVEPGAKIS
- the lexA gene encoding transcriptional repressor LexA encodes the protein MEELTKRQSQVLDFIKSYMEKNGFAPSIRDIMKHFNFKSPRAAHKHLIILEKKGYIERKNVSRGIKMMPKSGEIFAAETLAPVSGKIAAGDAIEAIQTISDYIPIPTNFFPKNYEYFSLRVEGNSMIEAQIKSGDFVLIRKQDYASDGDIVVALIDGNDATLKRYKRLNENEVLLVPENKSMKEIKVKADRLKIQGKMVGLIRVL
- the rpiB gene encoding ribose 5-phosphate isomerase B, whose protein sequence is MKIAIASDHAGYDMKEQIKNYLLEKKFDIIDLGTNSNASVDYPDYAKKLGEKVTKGEVDFGIGICGTGIGMSISVNKVKGVRGALCLYPSMAEYARKHNNANVLVLAGRLMGSDLAIWTVDKFLTTDFEGGRHKRRVDKIDEIK
- a CDS encoding Rpn family recombination-promoting nuclease/putative transposase, with product MNELVYNPHDRFFKWIFSDPNIARDFLQNYLPQEAIEIVDLDYLTPENNSHVDENLKESFSDMLYKTKIKGQDGYVYILMEHKSYIEGKVIFQLLRYITSIWEEKYDPKTKKVPIIIPIVIYHGREIWNVETNLSNMVQGIEDLPDELKTYLPTYRYEICDFSIKGKKRIIGLTATKVALEAMRAGTAMTEKEFKERLAIVFAYINQLPEEQVHEWFEGCMIYLLNVREDITIEDILKVQKEIMPGRGEIVMTLAEKLRNEGKLEGEREGIEKGKLEDRKEVAIKLLSKRFGRQLTTKLKEKIKEAEEAKINQIIDNIFEITIEELKEVLK
- the gyrA gene encoding DNA gyrase subunit A gives rise to the protein MDEKIFIRDFTEELKTSYLLYSLSVIVSRAIPDVKDGLKPVQRRILYSMSELGLKHNSSFKKNARIVGEVMGKYHPHGDAAIYDALVRMGQPFTMRYPLVEAQGNFGSIDGDPPAAMRYTEARMPELGEYMLKDIDKETVDFRENFDGSLSEPVVLPTRLPNLLMNGASGIAVGMTTNIPPHNLNELVAALKLLIEKPECEVKDLLKYIKGPDFPTGGLVVDGEGLKDLYETGRGKITIRGKYRIEDDGKGTSIVFDEIPYNVSKTDIIEQIVKYVVRTKEQKKDVGIKDVRDESDKEGIRLVIDLKRNANVKRLINDLFKHTNLQSYFYVQMNVIDNEKPTLMNLKGLLQSFLDHRVNVITRRTQYELDKARKRAHIVEGLIKAVQGIDTVVEIIRNSENPQEALKNLQETIGVSEEQAKAIADMRLISLSKLETTNLNEELKNLYKDIENAMDILQNKERLMGVIKEELDEVVNKFGDKRRTEILYNKGDLAEEVEMIQDEDVVIVLTKWGYLKAIPSSEYKVQGRGGKGVKGLKISDEDDVKEVIYTNKLSKLMLLSSAGKAYQINAYEIESSSKSTKGKHIANFISLDEGEEIKSIVAISLDGDYDKDILIFTKQGKVKRTSLREFSSARANGIRAINLVDNDVVVDVLLLDGTDRDLLVVTKLGMSLMFNSSQVRKMGRTAMGVNSIKLRKGDEVINVVKVDEGKKLLLITERGYGKRVSFHSYKAQNRGGIGVKTVRDITKIGPIVSTMSVEDGKDILIFTKKGKAIRVNVNNINVLGRITQGVIIVRLDEDDSVVGVIEVQADEEE